The nucleotide sequence TGTACTAGATTTATCTAATAAATGatgctttttttatttttgatcagTCGTAATAAGTTgtaatatgaatttttttagGAGAGACTCACTGGCCAACGACTTAATATTATCATTGTAGCAGAAGGTGCAGTAGATAGAAATGGTGAACCAATCACTGCTGAAAAAGTTCATAAGGTTGTCGTAGATAAATTGCAACAGGATACTAGAATTACTGTTCTTGGTCATGTTCAAAGAGGTGGCAATCCATCAGCTTTCGACAGAGTTCTGGTTAGTTTTTATTAGaacatattattaatacacTCTTTCTTCTTTAATTCATTGAGTAtcacatttaatttaatttaattcattaaGTATCAAATTCAATCGCGGTACTTAGGGTTGTCGGATGGGAGCTGAAGCGGTGATGGCTTTGATGGAAGCAACCCCTGAAACCGAAGCGTGTGTTGTAACGCTGGATGGTAATCAAGCAGTTAGATTACCACTTATGGAATGCGTTCGTCGTACCAAAGCAGTAGCACATGCTATGGCTGATAAAAATTGGGAGCTGGCTGTGCAACTTCGTGGAAAGTATGCTATGATCACGAAACTTTTTGTTCGATAATATATATCATAGTTTACGTATTCCAGTATACTttactttataaatattttcagagGCTTTGCTCGTAATCTGGAAACATACAAAATGTTGACGCGTCTAAAAGCACCTGTGGATCATGATCCGAGTAAAGTATGTTGTTTtgcatataatattaaaattaagaacgAACTAAAAACCTTCTGTAGAATCTTTTAATAAACCATAACTAAAATCTGATCTATTAAACTTTGAGAAATAACATATGGAAGTAGTTTGAAGGTTTTTTGTTCTACCGTATAAATTTTAACGAGGTGGAATCTTACTtctattacatgtattatttaATACTGCTTCAGGAAAGTAATGGCCCCACATTAACGAAGGTAAATTTgttgaaaaagaaattataaatgtacatatttgtgCTGAACATTTTATTTTGATGCCTCATAGTATAGCCTTtctaacattttcatatttctctgTTAAATTAGCAATTCACTTTGTGTGGACAAGTGAGTTAACCAACCTTATAAAtcataatattatcatataCCTTCTTTTTCTATGCAGCAAATGTTTCGCTAGGATGTAAATAAATACAAGCATCGTTTAATGCCTCGTGTTGGATATTAAAATATGGAAtgtcttctttttttctatatGCACGTTGCATGAATAAACGTGATTCCAGTTGCGACTTTAACACAGAATTTTGTTCCAGGATCATTATACTTTAGCAGTAATGCATATCGGTTCTCCTTCTTGCGGTATGAACGCGGCAGTGCGTTCGTTCGTTAGAAATTGTATCTATCGCGGTGACAaggtataatattttataattaatgttcgTTTTCCTTGTTGGCAACACAAATTTTATGGTTTATACTTTCAGGTTTACGGTATTTGCGACGGAATATTAGGTCTGATGGCTGGAAAGTTTAAATTAATGGACTGGCCCTCAGTCACTGGTTGGGTAGCACAAGGTGGTGCTTATTTAGGAACCAAGCGAGCTCCACCCAAAGAAGATCAGTTACCGCAAATTGCTCAGAAACTTAAAGAATATGGAATTCAAGCTTTACTAATTATAGGAGGATTTGAGGTAATATTTGTTTTCGCCGTTTGTGTATCATATATTTTTTCGGTTTAAATCAGTTGTGCACTATAAAACTGTTAATTACTTCGGAAGGGTTATCAAACGGCACTTACCTTCTACAAAGCTAGGGATAAGTACGAAGAATTCCGAATGCCCATCGCTATGATTCCAGCAACTATTAGTAACAACGTACCAGGAACTGAATTTTCGTTAGGTTGCGATACTGCTCTAAACGAAATTACAGAGGTAAGTTTGATAATAGGCAAATTGATATGATGACTGATTCATgtatatttatgaattatttttagatttgcGATCGAATTCGTCAGTCAGCACAGGGTACAAAACGTCGAGTATTTATTATCGAAACCATGGGAGGATTTTGTGGATATTTAGCAACTGTTGCTGGATTAGCTGGAGGTGCGGATGCGGCATAcatttttgaagaaaaatttAACATCAAAGACATAAATCAGGATGTCATTGCGATGGCTGCGAAGATGTCTGAAGGTGTACAAAGAGGTCTTATCCTGAGGAATGAAAATGCTAATTTGAATTATAATACAGATTTCATGCAGAGACTTTTTAGTGAAGAAGGAAAAGGCCTGTTTAGCTGTAGGATGAATATTATTGGTAcgcaattataataattaattcagcTTATTTGATTTCGTTTTGTTGCATTTTTGTgcaagaattattaacaaacgaTAAAATTTATTGTAGGTCATATGCAACAAGGTGGTTCACCGACTCCATTTGATCGTAACCTTGGTACAAAAATGGGTTCTAAAGCTGTAGAATGGTTTAGCAATCAACTAAAGAAATGTGCAACTGCTGATGGAAAAACGTCAACGATGGAAGCTGATACTGCAGTTATGATTGGTATAGTCCGAAGACAATACAGATTTACACCGTTTACGGAACTTATTGAAGTTACCGATTTTGAGTAAGTAatacgatataatataaattacgaATTCATTCATTGGGAAAAGTTACATTggtatttctttcaatttaaaataatccGTACAATTTATAGACATCGCATTCCAACATATCAATGGTGGATGAAACTGCGACCATTACTCAAGGTCTTAGCGAAGCACGAGTCCACGTACGAAGAAGAAGGACTGTATATAACTGTCGAAGAAATGGACCTTGAAAATGATCCACCTCTCGTTTAAGCTAACAATTACATGTTATGATACGTGGTAAAAGGTAATGTTCCATAAGATGTACGCAGTTAACTGTAAAAATTGTAGATTTCGTTGAACAGTATTGTATGGCATTATGATCATGTTCCGTTGTTATTTATGAAAAGTATGATCAAATTTTAGACGCATAAATCGTAGAATATTATATTCTGCGGAATTTAATATACGCGAAGTATTTTAAGCGATTTGTATGAAATCGCAATGTATACGTATACTTCTCATCTGTATATTTAATTGTTTAGTAACGAAACgcatactaaaaattttaaatgtgaacaaattaaataaatagcaAATTATCACATATTGTTGCCATGATCGAGAATATAGATTAACATTTTGTTTCGGATAGATAAAATTCGTATATTTTGAACACAGTTTAAattgatatgtgaggaggtacAAAAACAGTACCTGAATATCGTGGAGGTAAGCTATATCTACATAGTAATATAAGAAAGTAAAATGTGTTAGTACGACATCTACAccgcatttttattaataacaatgaaaGATTATATTGTTATAACGATCAGTGTTAAACATTTATTGCAattcatatacatgtacatatatatgtataagttttgaaaatagcaaaaacaAAGACATAAGTATTAATTCAATATACATGGAAATGCATAGCATGGAAATGCTGTATTAAACCGAAGGAGCATTAAAGATAGGAAAAGCATATGTGAACGCGGTGATAACGAGGATGAAGAAAAAATGCTATAAAAGAAATCTTTTGACATAACACTTTAAATCCGATAACTTCCAGTTTTAGATTTTACGACCGTTCGCTCTTATCAACTTAGAAAGTTGATACGTATTAAAATAATTGcatcgcaattatacaaattttgcaagTGCATGACATCTTTAATACCTAATTTTTTATGTAGCTTTCAGTGAAattcgttagaacgacaatgctTTTAGAGGACATTAATTGGTCCATTGCTAAAATTCAGTTGTAACATGGTTTATAAATTAAACTACAGCTTTCATGgctactttactactttgcgAATAAATATACTAGGTTATATTCGTGGTCTACTAAGATGTAAAATTAAACATAATGTGGCATTTTTCTTTAATGAAAACTTACTATTTGGTTTAGCTTTACCCATAGCTATGAAAAGCTATTCGAAGAATATACTTGTCTACCTCAAAACATAATTTGCAACGACAAAACGATACTTAGGACAAAGAAAATACCTAAGTCGTGCTAGTTGCATGTAACGTTAAAAGATTTTGCTAAGATTTAAGGCTTGTGACCACAAGAATATTTAGATTTAATTCGTGTTATTATTATACTCGTGTATTCGCATATATTTATCCCATCGAGTGATCAAGTTACTAAACTAAGCTCACGATTATTTCCTCGAGCGTAAGTTTACGATACCTATCCAATTTTAGAATCAAGTAACTCATTCTAACGTAAAGAAATCCTTCATGAACTAAATTCATGTTTGTGAATTCGATTAGTGAATTCTTCGTCAAAGataacgttaaataaaaattatccgATTTCAAACGTATacatggaaaatatttttaacaaaggaCTGAGTACACACGTTCGATTTACGTAACATTTATAGAAATTGAAAGACTCTTTAGGAAAGACTCTATCATCATTTTTCTAGTTTATGAAACATATacgtataataatttcattgataCATCTGTTGatcgatgaaatatttatttaaattacagaaCAACTCTTGTAATAGACTACGATATTGCATGAAAAGTACGATACTGTACTTTGAGTCATTGAGTCCTAAAATAGGTTAATAACGAAGATACGTACGTATTTAAATTAAAGAACAGACATTTGCACAGGCTGCTTATTTAAAACTGTTACTAGCAATGCAAATGGTTTAGAAAGATGCTGTGACAATAGATGTTGTTAATAAGCATACGAATGGaactcataatattgttaaaaacaGATGATTAAACATGgaaattaattgttttttaaaGATATCATcgaaacaatttgaaaattacgaaGGACTTGCATCGCCTTCGTACGTCATGTATGActgttaaaaatatacatttatgaGGCCTAATCACGAGAGTAGGATTTAAATGGTACTTAAACCGGTTCATTTATTAAAGTGGGGGTGGATAGTGATTTAATAGAGCATTAAATGTTATCGTACTTTATGAAACTGTTAAGAGTCACAATATTATAAGAAGCAATAACGAAGTTACAAGTAACATAATGATTATCGCTTAATCCATGCATAGATCCGCCTCTACAcataaatagaaatttattgtgtgcataatgtattttataaaaatttatgtgcaaatttcaaatttgatcaTATATCGTATGTGTTCACTCAAATACATAGAAAGAAAGAATGAATCCACGTACCCGCCCCATTGCTAATTGCGcgctgatacaaacacaatgtaCAAATCCACGAGCGTTGATATTCGTACCTCTAACGCttattaatgtaataaaaatataacgttgaaaaattatattatttttacgatTACAGAAGAGATATATTTTCGAATCATTGTTGATCAATGAATTTACCGTGTATCTGTGGTACGCGATGTATAGtgatcaaaaattattttctttcgacATCGAAATATTGAATATGTATTTTCGCTATATTACTATGGTTTATTTAACGAAAATTCAGAATATCGCCAGTTACACGTGGTAATAGCACATTTTAAAAAACAGATACATATATTgtgtatgtataaaaatgtcGTGACCACTTAAAATGTacctaatattatcaataaaatatatcttatAAAGTTATTGCACGAGTATTTTAATACTACTCCATTTATGATCGGCTTTAATATCCCAAATGGAATAAATTCGTTTCAGAAAAGATCTTACATATGTACTTACTACAATTATGTACCGCGATTCTGTCGCACTTCGAAACAACTGAGTATTTGTAtgataaaatctgaaattttaacGAACTAAATAATCATTCTGAAGttagaaaaaaaattattttttaaatttacattggaaaagtttaaaaaacataTAACTATCGataattttgaggaatttgcgACATTGTTTTGACTCACTTGGTGCCAACAAGTAAAAGCAGTAAGCGCCACATTGTTGGATATTGGTTACACGCAGCACGCAACTCTATGGTTTCGTGCGAGTAGTGCGCCGCCGTCGGGATGTGTAACACGTCGGTGTAATTTCGTGTACATTTGACTGTTTGACGGTAGTCGTTGTTAGCCATTCAAGTAAGAAACATAGCGAAAGGAGATTGTTACTTGTGTGAGAGAAAATATCTTTCTAACGGAAAATGGTTGCAGTAAAAGGTCGAAAAAGTTCAAGTAAAAATCCTCCTATATTCAGTCATGAGTttgttattcaaaatcatggagATATCGTTTCTTGCGTGGCGATGATCTTCGTAACGGGTTTGATGGTGCAGGTCAGTAACCCATctaaatattaatgatatttgtaatttatgtattaattcTTTTACTCTTTGATGATATTTGTCATTTAACacgattattcaaaataaactaACGAACAATTAGCATTTTGTCTATTGCTTTAACTTGAACTGTTAATATAATGACCATATGTTATCACCGGCATCCGTTGATCAGTAATAAACGTAGTTACTTAGCTTAAGCAAAACAGTTAATATTCTGTTacttattacaaattaattttaggcAACATCACCATGGGCATATACATTTATTGCTGTTCATCATAATATAACATCTGATACAGAAGATCCAAGTGCACCACTAAAGTATACTACTGGTTGGAAAGATGCTTGTgccgtatttttttattttttgataacTATTGTGATGCATGCTGTATTTCAGGAATATATTTTTGATGTAAGTTATATTCACTATAATTTATCTTGCAACCAAGAACATGTATTTTTACTACAATGTTTTTTGTAATATCTTTCAGAAAGTTTCAAAACGTTTACATCTGAGTAAAGTAAAACTTGCTAAATTTAATGAATCTAGCCAACTTGTCCTGTTTTATCTTTTGTCCGCTATATGGGGCATTGATATAATTATCAGGTAAACAactaagtaataaatatagaagtCTCTAGATATAGTCAtatataacattattttgcatcaTTTTAGGGAAGATCtgttattaaatataacatCATTATGGCAACAATATCCTGTGCCAATGTCTTTCTCCTCGAAACTATTCTTTATAGGACAACTCTCGTACTGGTTACATTGTTATCCTGAATTATACTTCCAAAAGATAAAGAAAGAAGATATTCCCCCTCGTGTTGTACAAGCAACTATTGGAATATTATTCACTCTTGCAGCCTATGttttaaagtataaaaatattttttaagagtACAATgcattagaaaattaattttttaaatttaatttacatattttgtgtAGCTTTCAGCAAGTTGGAATCCTATTATTGGTCCTTCATTATGTAGGAGATGCTATGCTTCATGGAGCTAGACTAGTTCATTTTGTtggtaaaaaagaaaagatgACAAAAAGTAAGTACTGTTTAATTATACGTGATACTTTATGAAAAAAtagatattataattatataatctgTTACAGTGGCTTTCTTCATTGCCAATTCATCGTATGTTTTTGTACACGTTGCAACACTGGCTATTGCAAGTTTAGTGTTCTTATATGGCTTAAGTCAAGTCGAAAGCTCATTCGATGTGGCTACTGGGAACTTTAATATTCCGGCCGTGCGATTTTCATCCTTAGGTATTATTGTCATGTTCCAAACTTACCTAGCTTATGTATTTATTAAGAGGCAGATTAAACGTGCACGTGAAAACGTGGTCCCAGTACAAACAACAGTGAAGTCAAAGCTGAAGTCAAAGAAGAAAGAAGGTAAGAGAAATGCAGAattcttgtaatatttatttatattaaatattttcatttcaaatatgaaatttctttttatttaggaAAAAAATCGGCTGTATCCGAAGACGATGATTTGCCAGAGGTCGATCAAGCGACCAAAAAACACCTTAGATCTCGTTCATCCGCGAAagcaaaataaatatgtatttaaaaggAACTTATTCAAGGCTAATCAAACAtctagtataataatattagtattttgacgacattttttattttaatatcattttaaaaCATGCACCATTGTACAATTGTCCCACAACATTAACTGTAGATAAACTTTATTCTTCCAAAGGGAGAAGTATTCGAAGTactgtatataattttttatgtttattatatgCGTTATGCACAGAGATTGCGTTATATTActgttttatatatatttagtaATGTATAAGTgtggtttgaaaatattttgtatagaggaaaatatgaaaaaagtaACACATTTCAATACAACGTATAAAACATGATGAATAAAATCGTACTTTACGGGACAACGAAttcgtattattaatatttccttATACGTCTTGTTTCTACTTTTGCGGTTATATACAGTATgaggaaaaatagaaaaatagcaaaaatagatAGTTATATTTAGacaaattattttacagtaACATACTGTTCATTTTTTTGCGCAAAATGAACACTTGatgtgttttatttttatctaataAAGTTGTGTCAGTGGAGTTATATAGGTTGGATATTTCGCGCGCTTTTGTACGCGCTATGAAAATTGTCCCAATTATTGAGTAGGAAACATGTAATAAATATGCAATATTGTAACAGTGTGATGATAAATGTTATATTAACGttggaataaaatttgaatctaGAGCGTAATTATaggtttttattaaaatactgcGACGTGATaaagttttatgaaaaattaaaggaaCGTATTTCATTTTTGCGCTGCTTGTCAAAGACTATGGctaaacgaaaaattttaaatagacGTTCTTCCAGAAGCAGCAGATATACTGGTTCTGGTATTTTAGATCCTGATACGGATGTAATAGATaatggtatatattttataatttttagtaaattaaatgGTTTGATTGAAATAGGTTATGTTCTCTGTTGTTTATATTTCAGAATACCCATGTTGGTGGAAAGATTTGGAAAACAATACAATGGTACGACCATCCATTAATTATAGTATGTTAAATGAAACAAGTCGACATTTGGATTCTAGTTCAAGAATAGAAACAAGCAAAATAGTTAATGAATGGTGGAAAGGGTTGGATCCTTCCAGTTCTTCAATAGATAGCGAGAATCGCATAGAAAAGGGTGAGTTGTTAGTTCTTGAAATTAAGTTTATTAAATCATTCTATAATAAGTTTTAATTTTACTAGGTGCATCTAAATTTAGGGTAGTAACATCAGAGTCAGAAGAAGAACTGCAGGTGAAGAAAAGAAAACTTCCTTTACGTTCGAAAGCAAAAACTCATCAAAACAAtgctttctttaatattttgaatgattttgaggaTTCATCCAAAAAGATATCAATACCAGATACTAGAGATGAAAAAAATTTGACTAGTTCAGACTCTAGTAATAAAATGGTTATCAACAAAGAACAGTTAACAAATACAAAAGATAGTAGGTCAAATCAAAgctcaaatttaaataatataataaaatcaaagcctaaaatttttaagaaaaattataagaatCAACGTAGAAGCGTCTTTGTCGA is from Megachile rotundata isolate GNS110a chromosome 2, iyMegRotu1, whole genome shotgun sequence and encodes:
- the TRAM gene encoding translocating chain-associated membrane protein 1, which translates into the protein MVAVKGRKSSSKNPPIFSHEFVIQNHGDIVSCVAMIFVTGLMVQATSPWAYTFIAVHHNITSDTEDPSAPLKYTTGWKDACAVFFYFLITIVMHAVFQEYIFDKVSKRLHLSKVKLAKFNESSQLVLFYLLSAIWGIDIIIREDLLLNITSLWQQYPVPMSFSSKLFFIGQLSYWLHCYPELYFQKIKKEDIPPRVVQATIGILFTLAAYVLNFQQVGILLLVLHYVGDAMLHGARLVHFVGKKEKMTKMAFFIANSSYVFVHVATLAIASLVFLYGLSQVESSFDVATGNFNIPAVRFSSLGIIVMFQTYLAYVFIKRQIKRARENVVPVQTTVKSKLKSKKKEGKKSAVSEDDDLPEVDQATKKHLRSRSSAKAK